A portion of the Candidatus Poribacteria bacterium genome contains these proteins:
- the ftsW gene encoding putative lipid II flippase FtsW translates to MEEQQEQVVEAPPVQNGRMDRGLIAITLCLIAIGILMVYSASHLLSSRHYDGYSYRYLQIHVIACSIGLMGLFLASYLPYRFYAMYANLFLILAFVLLLFVFVPGLGSSVQGAEGGRFRRWIRIGNLSVNFQPVEFAKIALVIHVANFISRNPERVKSFFNGVVPNMLIVGTAFGLVYIQPDFGSAFLLVVTVCILLFIGGMRIWHVLTLGGVGGGLLSLLIIRDPYKLKRVMDYFAMLQSPDGANYQLTRSLDALEGGGLLGVGIDSSLQKISRLPYPHTDFIFAVLGEEFGFIGAVAVTFIFMLFIWRGLHIARYASSLFGSLLATGLTIMIGLQAFINIGVVTGLLPTKGITLPFISYGGSSIVLSLVSVGILLNISRGSVKNTD, encoded by the coding sequence GTGGAAGAACAGCAGGAACAAGTCGTAGAAGCACCTCCCGTACAAAACGGGCGAATGGATAGAGGGTTGATCGCGATTACCCTTTGTCTCATTGCAATAGGCATTTTAATGGTATACAGTGCAAGCCATCTTCTTTCTTCAAGACACTATGATGGCTACAGTTACCGTTATTTGCAGATACACGTCATTGCATGTAGCATCGGCTTAATGGGTCTATTTTTAGCTTCCTACCTGCCCTATAGATTTTATGCGATGTATGCAAACCTTTTTTTGATACTTGCCTTTGTGTTGTTATTATTCGTTTTCGTGCCAGGCTTGGGCTCAAGCGTTCAGGGGGCAGAAGGTGGGAGATTTAGGCGCTGGATCCGGATCGGGAATTTATCTGTCAATTTTCAGCCTGTTGAATTTGCGAAGATAGCGTTGGTTATCCATGTGGCGAATTTTATAAGCCGCAATCCAGAACGGGTCAAGAGTTTCTTTAACGGTGTAGTTCCAAATATGCTGATTGTGGGGACCGCTTTCGGTCTCGTGTACATCCAACCGGATTTCGGTTCCGCGTTCTTATTAGTGGTGACTGTCTGTATCCTGTTATTTATCGGGGGTATGCGTATCTGGCATGTGCTGACGCTTGGTGGTGTAGGTGGTGGGCTGCTCAGTTTACTTATAATTCGGGATCCATATAAGTTGAAGCGGGTCATGGATTATTTTGCAATGTTGCAGTCTCCGGACGGAGCCAACTATCAATTAACGCGCTCTTTGGACGCACTTGAAGGTGGCGGACTCCTTGGGGTCGGGATTGATAGTAGTCTGCAGAAAATATCACGTCTCCCTTATCCACACACAGATTTTATTTTCGCTGTTTTGGGAGAGGAATTTGGATTTATCGGTGCTGTGGCTGTGACGTTTATTTTCATGTTATTTATATGGCGAGGACTTCACATCGCCAGATATGCGAGTAGTTTGTTTGGATCTTTGCTCGCCACTGGACTCACAATTATGATCGGTTTACAAGCGTTTATTAACATTGGCGTTGTAACAGGCTTGTTACCAACGAAAGGGATTACATTACCTTTTATCAGTTACGGGGGTTCTTCAATTGTTCTCAGTCTTGTGAGCGTTGGCATCCTTCTGAATATATCGCGGGGTAGTGTTAAGAACACAGACTGA
- a CDS encoding UDP-N-acetylmuramoyl-tripeptide--D-alanyl-D-alanine ligase — protein METISTVFFYFAALTCLVRAVVRTVGGLHILQLDGYKTGRYLRWMGQHLRNCFEVKEILVIGAVLILTVFYPQYHNTWLFPVLCATWGGFQIYTSTRRKKVEAKKPLVYTARAKRVFGLSICLLVCTAAALVLVTQASPWRIAIFLFGEVAVINLTVANLLIYPLERTINGAYLLSARKRIKTLHPKVIGITGSYGKTSTKYILHQILSQKFNTLMTPDSYNTPMGICKVIRGELTPEHEIFIVEMGAYKRGDIRELCNLASPEIGILTAVGPQHLERFKSIENIAKTKYELIESLPSGGLAIFNCDNEICAELSNKREQSGNPVRRYATEPFSAPSVSDSAELTAANVRHTDEGLAFTARVSIGSAEVSEVEIRTQLLGKHNVSNILAAIAVAVECGMTLEEIRVAIANVEPVPHRLQLTSNGGDVTIIDDSFNSNPVGAEAALEVLTEIQGRKKVLVTPGMVELGEREYEENKRLGERAAGVCDLVILVGPTRTIPILDGLKAAQYPSQQIIVALNLEEVKQHLATRVQAGDVVLFENDLPDNYNEDKIAS, from the coding sequence TTGGAAACAATAAGTACTGTTTTTTTTTACTTCGCAGCGTTGACCTGTTTGGTGAGGGCTGTCGTCAGAACGGTAGGTGGACTTCATATACTCCAGCTTGATGGTTATAAGACAGGTCGGTACCTGAGGTGGATGGGGCAGCATCTGAGGAACTGTTTTGAAGTTAAAGAGATTCTTGTCATCGGTGCTGTCCTGATTCTCACTGTCTTCTATCCACAATATCATAACACGTGGCTCTTTCCTGTACTGTGCGCAACTTGGGGTGGATTCCAAATTTATACGAGTACAAGACGGAAAAAGGTTGAGGCGAAAAAACCGCTCGTTTACACCGCACGTGCGAAACGGGTCTTTGGACTTTCTATCTGTTTGCTCGTTTGTACAGCTGCGGCACTTGTGTTGGTAACACAGGCGAGTCCGTGGCGGATCGCTATTTTCCTTTTTGGTGAGGTTGCTGTTATTAATTTAACCGTTGCCAACCTTCTCATTTATCCTTTAGAGCGGACAATAAATGGGGCGTATCTCCTTTCGGCGAGAAAGCGAATCAAGACCCTCCACCCTAAAGTCATCGGTATTACAGGGAGTTATGGCAAAACGAGTACGAAATATATTTTACATCAGATTTTATCGCAGAAATTTAATACTTTGATGACACCTGATAGTTACAACACGCCGATGGGTATTTGCAAGGTCATTCGTGGTGAACTGACCCCTGAGCACGAGATATTTATCGTTGAGATGGGTGCCTATAAACGCGGTGATATCCGAGAATTGTGTAATTTGGCATCGCCCGAAATCGGCATCCTGACAGCAGTCGGTCCGCAGCACTTAGAGCGATTCAAGAGCATAGAGAATATAGCGAAAACGAAGTATGAGTTGATTGAGTCGTTACCATCGGGTGGGCTGGCAATCTTTAATTGCGACAACGAAATTTGTGCAGAACTTTCTAATAAACGGGAGCAAAGCGGTAATCCTGTGCGTCGTTATGCTACAGAACCGTTTTCTGCGCCTTCGGTTTCTGACAGTGCTGAGTTAACTGCCGCGAATGTTCGACATACCGATGAGGGACTCGCTTTCACGGCGCGTGTATCTATCGGTTCTGCGGAGGTTTCCGAGGTAGAAATTCGGACGCAACTTTTGGGGAAGCATAACGTATCCAATATACTTGCTGCAATAGCAGTTGCGGTAGAATGTGGGATGACGCTTGAGGAAATTCGAGTCGCGATTGCTAATGTTGAACCTGTTCCACATCGCTTGCAGTTGACCTCTAATGGAGGTGATGTAACTATTATTGATGACAGTTTCAACTCGAACCCTGTTGGTGCGGAAGCTGCACTTGAGGTTCTCACTGAGATTCAAGGTCGCAAGAAAGTGTTAGTGACACCTGGCATGGTGGAACTTGGCGAAAGGGAATATGAAGAAAATAAACGCCTCGGTGAACGTGCCGCTGGTGTCTGCGATTTAGTGATTTTAGTCGGTCCTACGCGAACTATCCCGATTTTAGACGGATTAAAAGCCGCGCAATACCCAAGCCAACAAATTATTGTTGCCCTTAATTTAGAAGAAGTCAAACAACATTTAGCAACACGCGTTCAAGCCGGTGATGTTGTCCTTTTTGAGAACGATCTCCCCGACAACTATAATGAGGACAAAATTGCCTCATAA
- a CDS encoding D-alanine--D-alanine ligase — protein MSKYNVALIFGGCTPEHEVSIVTAHQVYLALQENYQVIPIYVTKNGEWLTGDALHDLSTFTDGTLPHPPDFDKVTIEFHPNPQFVITSKHWLGQKVRKREPLPVDVVFPAIHGMHGEDGTLQGLLELMNLPYVGARVVGSAVGMDKIMMKAILSENELPILPYLSWTHHDWEVQRDEILEKVEAVLSYPLFVKPAMSGSSIGVSRVENLSELCTAAEVAGSYSRRVLVEKAVENPLEINCAVMGIDEPIPSVCEQPVTQANFLSFDDKYIHQDGESSGMAGADRKIPAPISEELTLHIQDLATHTFRVLDCAGVARIDFLVEANESIYVNEINTIPGSYSYYLWAHQGIEFPQLVSDLIELAFAAHGQKNALTYTYTTNLLSQAGASLAKLKGDGKLGSTG, from the coding sequence ATGTCAAAATACAATGTCGCTCTTATATTTGGTGGATGCACGCCTGAACATGAGGTCTCAATCGTAACAGCGCATCAGGTTTACCTCGCTTTACAAGAAAACTATCAGGTCATTCCTATTTACGTTACGAAAAATGGCGAGTGGTTAACCGGTGATGCACTTCATGATTTGTCTACCTTCACCGATGGAACGCTGCCACACCCACCCGATTTTGATAAAGTTACCATTGAATTTCATCCAAACCCGCAATTTGTTATTACCTCCAAACATTGGCTCGGTCAGAAAGTTCGCAAAAGGGAACCGCTTCCGGTAGATGTTGTCTTTCCAGCGATACACGGTATGCATGGTGAAGATGGAACGCTTCAAGGATTGCTTGAACTCATGAATCTGCCTTACGTAGGTGCGCGGGTCGTTGGTTCTGCTGTCGGTATGGATAAGATCATGATGAAGGCGATTCTCAGCGAAAATGAGCTGCCGATACTTCCCTACTTGTCTTGGACGCATCATGATTGGGAGGTGCAGCGTGACGAGATCCTTGAAAAGGTGGAAGCAGTGCTTTCTTATCCGTTGTTTGTGAAACCCGCAATGAGTGGCTCAAGTATTGGTGTCAGTCGTGTTGAGAATCTGTCTGAACTTTGTACTGCTGCCGAGGTAGCAGGGAGTTATTCGCGTAGGGTTCTCGTTGAGAAAGCGGTTGAAAATCCCCTTGAAATCAACTGTGCTGTAATGGGGATAGATGAGCCGATCCCTTCTGTCTGTGAGCAACCTGTGACACAAGCGAATTTTCTTAGTTTCGATGATAAATATATCCATCAAGATGGCGAATCTTCGGGAATGGCTGGCGCAGATCGAAAAATTCCTGCACCCATTTCAGAAGAATTGACGTTACATATACAAGATCTAGCAACACATACTTTTCGGGTTTTAGATTGCGCTGGTGTCGCTCGTATTGATTTCCTCGTAGAGGCAAATGAAAGCATTTACGTGAATGAAATTAACACTATTCCCGGCTCATACAGTTACTACTTGTGGGCGCATCAGGGTATTGAATTCCCTCAGCTTGTATCAGATCTTATCGAATTAGCATTTGCAGCGCATGGGCAGAAGAATGCCTTGACCTATACATATACGACGAATCTCCTAAGCCAAGCGGGCGCGAGTCTTGCCAAGTTGAAAGGGGATGGAAAACTTGGGAGCACGGGGTAA
- the murD gene encoding UDP-N-acetylmuramoyl-L-alanine--D-glutamate ligase: MQLKGKRGTVFGLNRSGIAAAKLLRLYGAVVSVTDTRSHEALSAEIATLDESLMANRMSVNTYDPYRTYFGGHPLECIADADFIVVSPGVPLDIPILSEARTKGLPILAELEISASLCPAPIVAITGTKGKSTTTLLTAAILKADGRFPNVCVAGNIGVPLAAEVQNLTDQDIVVVEASSFQLESTVTFHPKVSVVLNLSRDHLDRHGTMSAYREAKQKISDNQTVSDWIVLNDSDASVKDFAASTAAQAVYFTDKGVPKSLSFLGTFRDSSGIFAQQNGTRERICDLADIPLPGAHNVQNVLAAIAVGQIFGVAGAKIRKALRCFDRSHPALSHAFELVRTLDGIRFINDSKATNVAAVKAALQSLVDSQVLLIMGGYDKGNDYTPLREIVRNRVKGAVMLGEHTQQIEKTLAGATDIMKVGTMAEAVQVAYKHAVPGDVVLLSPANASFDMYTDYKERGADFKAAVDALQSLR; the protein is encoded by the coding sequence GTGCAATTAAAAGGGAAACGGGGCACGGTATTTGGTTTGAATCGGAGCGGAATCGCTGCTGCAAAACTGCTGCGTTTGTATGGTGCCGTTGTTTCTGTTACAGATACGCGTTCCCACGAAGCCTTGTCAGCGGAAATCGCTACGCTCGACGAGTCCTTGATGGCTAACAGGATGTCTGTGAACACTTACGATCCGTACCGAACATATTTCGGTGGGCATCCGTTGGAATGTATTGCGGATGCAGATTTTATTGTCGTTTCTCCCGGTGTACCGCTGGATATTCCGATCCTGTCTGAGGCGCGAACCAAAGGCCTTCCGATCCTCGCTGAATTGGAAATTTCTGCAAGTTTGTGTCCAGCACCAATTGTCGCTATCACTGGCACGAAGGGAAAATCGACAACCACACTGCTTACGGCTGCCATACTAAAAGCGGATGGTAGATTTCCGAACGTTTGTGTTGCAGGTAACATCGGTGTGCCTCTGGCTGCGGAGGTTCAGAACCTGACTGATCAGGATATTGTTGTTGTTGAGGCGAGCAGCTTCCAGTTGGAAAGCACGGTTACTTTCCATCCGAAGGTTAGTGTCGTGCTGAATTTATCACGCGATCACTTAGACAGGCATGGGACGATGTCCGCTTATCGCGAGGCGAAACAGAAAATCTCTGATAATCAGACGGTTTCGGACTGGATAGTTCTCAATGATTCGGACGCGTCTGTCAAAGATTTTGCAGCATCAACAGCGGCACAAGCAGTTTATTTTACAGACAAAGGTGTTCCTAAAAGTTTGTCGTTTTTAGGAACGTTTAGAGATAGTTCTGGGATTTTCGCTCAGCAGAATGGGACACGCGAGAGAATATGTGATCTTGCGGATATTCCACTTCCCGGAGCACACAATGTACAAAATGTGCTCGCCGCTATTGCTGTGGGACAGATTTTTGGTGTCGCAGGGGCGAAAATTCGGAAAGCACTTCGGTGCTTCGACCGGTCGCATCCTGCCTTATCCCACGCTTTTGAGTTAGTCCGGACTTTGGACGGGATCCGTTTCATAAACGATTCAAAGGCGACAAACGTGGCGGCAGTCAAAGCAGCACTTCAATCGTTAGTAGATTCTCAGGTGCTGTTGATAATGGGCGGCTATGACAAGGGCAACGACTACACACCGCTGCGCGAAATTGTTCGGAATAGGGTCAAAGGTGCGGTCATGCTCGGTGAACATACCCAACAGATTGAAAAGACGCTTGCTGGTGCAACCGATATAATGAAAGTCGGAACGATGGCAGAGGCGGTGCAGGTTGCCTACAAACATGCGGTACCCGGTGATGTTGTTCTATTGTCGCCTGCAAATGCGAGTTTTGATATGTACACCGATTATAAGGAGCGAGGTGCCGACTTTAAGGCGGCAGTTGATGCACTTCAATCGCTTCGTTAG
- the mraY gene encoding phospho-N-acetylmuramoyl-pentapeptide-transferase, translated as MFYHLFFENLIEFFSPFNIFRYISFRAIYATATALLISLVLGPFMIEKLKQLRIGEHIQEEVAKAQQDTENQNKAGVPTMGGVLIIVSVLISVVFWSRLDQPYIYLMILTTLWFGGLGFLDDYSKLVKQQSLGLQGWHKIGLQTIGALVIAWYLYRWGPMEAGDVTTRTALVLPFFKDIHPSLGILFIPFATFVIVGASNAVNLTDGMDGLAIGCTLFVAGTLGIVGYMTSHSEIAEYLNIFHLPVGGEVTAIFCAALVGAGLGFLWYNGHPAQVIMGDTGSLALGATLGTVAVLIKQEFLLVIVGAIFVAEVLSVIIQVWSFRTFGRRVFKMSPIHYHFLLSGWKESKVVIRFWIVGLILVLIALSTLKLR; from the coding sequence ATGTTTTATCATCTCTTTTTTGAGAATTTGATTGAGTTCTTTTCACCGTTCAATATTTTTCGCTATATTAGTTTTCGCGCAATTTATGCGACAGCTACTGCTCTCCTTATTTCCCTTGTTTTGGGACCTTTTATGATAGAAAAGTTAAAACAGCTGCGCATTGGAGAACATATTCAAGAGGAGGTCGCAAAAGCCCAACAAGATACCGAAAATCAGAACAAAGCGGGTGTTCCAACAATGGGCGGAGTTCTCATTATTGTGTCTGTTCTGATATCTGTAGTATTCTGGTCGCGTTTAGACCAACCCTATATCTACCTGATGATTTTGACGACACTATGGTTTGGTGGACTTGGATTTCTGGATGATTACAGCAAACTGGTAAAACAACAATCCTTAGGACTTCAAGGGTGGCATAAGATTGGACTCCAAACAATAGGGGCATTGGTGATTGCTTGGTATCTTTACCGATGGGGTCCTATGGAAGCTGGGGATGTAACAACACGGACAGCACTGGTTCTTCCATTTTTCAAAGATATCCACCCCAGTTTGGGTATCCTGTTTATCCCTTTCGCAACCTTCGTTATCGTTGGTGCTTCTAATGCAGTCAATCTCACAGATGGAATGGATGGATTGGCAATCGGATGTACGCTGTTTGTTGCTGGGACTTTAGGCATAGTTGGGTATATGACAAGCCACAGTGAGATTGCCGAGTACCTGAACATCTTTCACCTGCCTGTGGGTGGGGAAGTTACAGCGATCTTCTGCGCAGCGTTAGTCGGTGCCGGTCTGGGGTTTTTATGGTATAACGGTCATCCAGCACAAGTGATTATGGGAGATACCGGATCGCTGGCACTTGGGGCAACGCTTGGAACGGTGGCGGTACTTATAAAACAGGAATTTTTGCTCGTAATAGTTGGTGCTATTTTCGTCGCTGAAGTGTTATCCGTAATCATCCAAGTGTGGTCGTTTCGGACGTTTGGTAGACGTGTGTTCAAGATGTCTCCTATCCATTATCATTTCCTGCTTTCAGGGTGGAAGGAATCCAAGGTTGTCATTCGGTTCTGGATTGTTGGACTTATTTTGGTTTTAATAGCCTTGAGTACATTGAAACTTCGGTAG
- a CDS encoding alpha/beta hydrolase, which yields MPSTEINNLNISYQVAGEGDVVLLLHGWGGEAASFQPVFEWLAQSHKVYALDLPGFGKSQIPPTAWDTSDYAQFVTAFLEKFGIPKVHLIGHSFGGRISIIISAEHPEKVDKLILIDSAGIKPRRTAKYYLRVGVAKIGKLIRRCGKYGVLVANAMSARIGSKDYRNAGDMRATLVKVVNQDLRALLPRITASTLLIWGEDDKDTPVSFGQIMEKEIPDAGLVVLKEAGHFSYLDKFPQFCRIVASFLKIANAKRWR from the coding sequence ATGCCAAGTACGGAAATTAACAATCTTAACATTTCATATCAGGTTGCTGGAGAAGGCGACGTAGTTCTCCTGTTACATGGCTGGGGCGGTGAGGCTGCGAGTTTTCAACCTGTTTTTGAATGGTTAGCACAATCCCACAAAGTTTACGCACTTGATTTGCCGGGGTTCGGCAAGAGTCAGATTCCACCTACAGCATGGGATACATCTGATTACGCTCAGTTTGTTACAGCGTTTTTGGAGAAGTTTGGCATCCCGAAAGTCCACCTCATCGGCCACTCCTTTGGCGGTAGAATTTCGATTATTATCTCAGCGGAACATCCTGAAAAAGTCGATAAACTCATCTTGATTGACAGTGCCGGAATCAAGCCGCGCCGAACTGCAAAATACTATCTCCGTGTAGGTGTCGCAAAAATCGGTAAATTGATTCGCCGATGTGGGAAATATGGTGTACTCGTTGCGAACGCGATGTCTGCACGTATTGGTTCCAAAGACTATCGGAATGCTGGAGATATGCGTGCCACGCTTGTCAAAGTCGTGAATCAAGACCTGCGTGCACTCCTGCCTCGGATAACTGCATCAACGTTGTTAATCTGGGGTGAAGACGATAAGGATACACCTGTATCATTCGGACAGATTATGGAGAAGGAGATACCTGATGCAGGACTGGTTGTTCTAAAGGAGGCGGGACACTTTTCGTACCTCGACAAGTTTCCACAGTTTTGCCGAATCGTCGCGAGTTTCTTGAAGATCGCCAACGCTAAGCGTTGGCGATAA